From Woronichinia naegeliana WA131, the proteins below share one genomic window:
- a CDS encoding DUF4129 domain-containing protein translates to MTTPQFEKVNLAWRLQQLQQNLGEWWELQWRRWFGSLPDIKAPRIEDPEFWVRFVANSLIFCLFALLFWSIWRSRRWWLSHLKSWRGLSLPVLSKTESFSVSDWIERSHSYHQKGDYYQACRCLYLAMLQHLHEKGLIPHSPSRTDEEYRLLILELPQPDPYETLLITHQQLCFGQREASASLYARCHQACQEIIPQPKN, encoded by the coding sequence ATGACCACACCTCAGTTTGAAAAAGTTAATCTTGCTTGGCGATTACAACAACTCCAACAAAATTTGGGAGAATGGTGGGAATTACAGTGGCGGCGGTGGTTTGGCTCTTTGCCGGATATTAAAGCTCCCAGGATTGAAGATCCCGAATTTTGGGTCAGATTCGTTGCCAATAGTTTAATTTTTTGCTTGTTTGCACTCCTATTCTGGAGTATTTGGCGATCGCGGCGCTGGTGGTTATCTCATCTGAAAAGTTGGCGTGGCCTTTCCTTACCGGTTTTAAGTAAAACAGAATCTTTTTCTGTCTCTGATTGGATAGAGCGATCGCATTCCTATCATCAAAAAGGAGATTATTATCAGGCTTGCCGTTGTTTATACCTGGCCATGCTGCAACACCTCCATGAAAAGGGCTTAATTCCCCATTCCCCTAGCCGTACCGATGAAGAATATCGTCTTTTAATTTTAGAATTGCCTCAACCTGATCCCTACGAAACTCTTTTAATTACTCATCAGCAACTCTGTTTTGGACAGAGGGAAGCCTCCGCTAGTTTGTATGCTCGTTGCCATCAAGCTTGTCAAGAAATTATCCCTCAACCCAAAAATTAA
- the ftsH gene encoding ATP-dependent zinc metalloprotease FtsH translates to MSLKNKKSFPLPSLSPLSNLLLAAGGVILLIAFFFPRTSEQIALRPYSQFLNDVEKGRVARVKVSDKLILFQLKPSPLEPSGDLFPLPSSPLIPSEESNNPFHTSSGNARENLESEALNSSTNRETVFGTVPLNDPRLPERLEKQGVIFEAVLPPQPNWISTVLAWVVPPLILVFAMQFLLYRGDDKYSLAFGKSKAKIYVEGESEKITFLDVAGAEEAKTELVEIVEFLKSPDRFSQIGARIPKGVLLVGPPGTGKTLLAKAVAGEAGVTFFSISASEFVELFVGTGAARVRDLFNQAKRQAPCIVFIDELDAIGKSRSSGGTQSGSNDEREQTLNQLLTEMDGFNASDSTVIVLAATNRPETLDPALLRPGRFDRQVLVDRPDLAGRLAILDVYAKKVCLAAGVDLKAIATQTPGFSGADLANLVNEAALLAARNQRTEVLLGDFKEAIERLVAGLEKKSRVLSEQEKKVVAYHEVGHALVGAVMPGGGKVSKISIVPRGLSALGYTLKMPTEDRFLMTQQELCQQIAMLLGGRAAEDLIFGDVTNGASGDLQRATDIAEQMVTLYGMSTSLGPLAYNRSAASNFLGNGTGDFRRLHSEETGKAIDAEVKLIVEREYELAKAILTQNRELLEQMTQKLLETEVLEGEELYRFLDQTQASTNLIK, encoded by the coding sequence ATGAGCCTTAAAAATAAGAAGTCTTTTCCTTTACCCAGTTTGTCTCCTCTCAGCAATTTGTTATTGGCGGCCGGCGGGGTGATTCTGCTCATTGCCTTTTTTTTTCCACGCACCTCCGAACAGATAGCTCTGCGTCCCTATAGCCAATTTCTGAATGATGTCGAGAAGGGCCGGGTGGCACGGGTAAAAGTCAGTGATAAATTAATTCTATTTCAGCTTAAACCCTCTCCCCTAGAACCGAGCGGCGATCTTTTTCCCCTTCCCTCCAGTCCGCTCATTCCCTCAGAAGAAAGCAATAATCCGTTCCACACCTCGTCGGGAAATGCAAGGGAGAATCTAGAGAGTGAAGCCTTAAATTCTTCGACTAATCGGGAGACAGTTTTTGGGACGGTTCCCCTCAATGATCCCCGACTACCAGAAAGACTTGAAAAACAGGGGGTTATTTTTGAGGCGGTTCTACCTCCTCAGCCCAATTGGATCTCAACCGTATTGGCCTGGGTGGTTCCGCCCCTGATCCTGGTCTTTGCCATGCAATTTTTGCTCTATCGGGGAGACGATAAGTATTCCCTTGCCTTTGGAAAGAGTAAGGCCAAGATCTATGTGGAAGGAGAATCGGAAAAAATCACCTTTTTAGATGTGGCAGGTGCGGAAGAAGCGAAAACAGAGTTAGTGGAAATTGTCGAATTTCTCAAAAGTCCTGATCGCTTTAGTCAGATTGGGGCGCGGATTCCCAAGGGGGTATTGTTGGTGGGGCCACCCGGAACTGGCAAGACACTCTTGGCTAAGGCTGTGGCCGGGGAAGCCGGTGTAACCTTTTTTAGTATCTCAGCTTCGGAATTTGTGGAATTATTTGTCGGCACGGGAGCGGCCAGGGTACGGGATCTCTTTAACCAAGCAAAACGTCAGGCTCCTTGTATTGTCTTTATTGATGAGTTAGACGCGATCGGCAAATCTCGTAGTAGCGGTGGCACACAAAGTGGCAGTAATGATGAAAGAGAACAGACTCTCAACCAGCTTTTGACAGAAATGGACGGTTTTAATGCCAGTGACTCTACGGTCATTGTTCTAGCGGCCACCAATCGTCCTGAAACCCTCGATCCGGCCCTACTGCGCCCTGGCCGTTTTGATCGCCAGGTATTGGTCGATCGCCCTGATTTGGCCGGTCGTTTAGCCATTCTTGATGTTTATGCCAAAAAAGTTTGTTTAGCCGCCGGCGTGGATCTCAAAGCGATCGCCACCCAAACCCCAGGATTTTCAGGAGCGGATCTCGCTAATTTGGTCAATGAAGCGGCTCTCTTGGCTGCCCGTAACCAAAGAACCGAAGTGTTATTGGGAGACTTTAAAGAGGCCATTGAACGTCTAGTGGCCGGTTTAGAAAAGAAAAGTCGGGTTCTCTCCGAACAGGAAAAGAAAGTGGTTGCCTATCATGAAGTGGGTCATGCCTTAGTGGGGGCGGTGATGCCAGGGGGCGGCAAAGTTTCCAAAATTTCCATCGTGCCCAGGGGCTTATCGGCTCTTGGTTATACCTTGAAAATGCCCACAGAAGACCGTTTTTTAATGACTCAGCAGGAATTATGTCAACAAATTGCCATGCTGTTGGGGGGGCGGGCCGCCGAGGATTTGATTTTTGGAGATGTCACCAATGGAGCCTCAGGGGATCTGCAACGGGCAACGGATATTGCCGAGCAAATGGTAACGCTCTACGGCATGAGTACCAGCTTAGGCCCCTTGGCCTATAATCGTTCTGCCGCTAGCAATTTTTTAGGCAATGGTACTGGGGATTTTCGTCGTTTGCATAGTGAAGAAACCGGAAAGGCGATCGATGCTGAAGTTAAACTGATTGTAGAACGGGAATATGAACTGGCTAAAGCAATTTTGACCCAAAACCGTGAATTATTAGAGCAAATGACTCAGAAATTGCTGGAAACAGAGGTTTTAGAAGGCGAGGAATTGTATCGTTTTCTGGATCAAACCCAAGCATCAACTAACTTGATAAAATAG
- a CDS encoding IS1 family transposase: MSTLNKSSIDLLSDIGLPQEKEEALFQKNCPHCYSEKVKIHSHYQTKGNGERKMFICQECSSCFAETYGSVIAGLETPLSEIVKVLKARMEGIGLNAAARVFGYAKTTILNWEKKLSGLQETLFLYALVNEFVKLVIEGDELYTKVGKNKEASASEGWTIVLMDRASRFIWHLKCGKKEQKLFLEAMMTVAELFERSAESLQLFTDGEKRYSQLLFNICHEVLRTGKRGRPTKVLPKGMVVRLKNKSSKRRDSEGKLEKVETPKTEHPETTEKPEDKDVHANHVEAFNSSLRRYLAAFRRRTNTYAKSVVGLQRVLDIFWMVHNFVRSHFTTKKVPAVALGIIQKGLTWEDLLQIRLIC; the protein is encoded by the coding sequence ATGTCAACATTGAATAAAAGCTCAATTGACCTCCTAAGTGATATTGGCTTACCTCAAGAGAAAGAGGAAGCCTTATTTCAGAAAAACTGCCCTCATTGCTATAGTGAAAAAGTAAAAATACATTCTCATTACCAAACGAAAGGTAACGGGGAACGTAAAATGTTCATCTGTCAAGAATGTAGTTCTTGTTTTGCTGAGACTTATGGTAGCGTAATCGCTGGCTTAGAAACCCCATTAAGTGAAATTGTAAAAGTATTAAAAGCCAGAATGGAAGGAATAGGATTAAATGCAGCAGCCCGAGTATTCGGCTACGCAAAAACAACAATATTGAATTGGGAAAAGAAATTATCAGGATTACAAGAGACATTATTTTTATACGCCTTAGTGAATGAATTTGTTAAATTAGTAATAGAAGGGGATGAACTATACACAAAAGTTGGAAAAAATAAAGAAGCAAGTGCCTCTGAGGGGTGGACAATCGTGCTCATGGACAGGGCTAGCCGCTTTATTTGGCATTTAAAATGTGGTAAAAAAGAGCAGAAATTATTTCTAGAAGCAATGATGACGGTAGCGGAATTATTTGAAAGGAGTGCAGAATCTCTCCAGTTATTTACAGATGGAGAAAAGCGATATAGTCAACTGCTATTTAATATTTGTCACGAAGTATTAAGGACTGGGAAGCGAGGTCGTCCCACCAAAGTATTACCGAAGGGTATGGTGGTAAGATTAAAAAATAAGAGTAGTAAACGTCGAGATTCTGAGGGTAAACTAGAGAAAGTAGAAACTCCGAAAACTGAACATCCTGAGACAACAGAAAAACCAGAAGACAAGGATGTTCATGCCAACCACGTTGAGGCATTTAATAGTTCTCTACGACGCTATTTAGCCGCCTTTCGTCGTCGAACAAATACTTATGCTAAATCTGTTGTGGGATTACAGCGAGTGCTAGATATTTTCTGGATGGTTCATAACTTTGTTCGCAGCCATTTTACGACGAAAAAAGTTCCTGCGGTAGCTCTCGGTATAATTCAAAAAGGGTTAACTTGGGAGGACTTACTCCAAATTCGCCTGATTTGTTGA
- a CDS encoding ISKra4 family transposase (programmed frameshift): MLSENEKRIQELCQELGECLYQQSQVKTFNNLGEIEETVRDLMIQYVNPEIGNFFVKTSTEETTGRIRTVKSILGELPITEKQAKKLELKPRTQMSPMLEKNCLLLSGDESYEKAAKKIQSLTGIAVSHSTQQRLVHRYHFEELPSNTEVEEISIDGGKVRLRTPKGEPLIWRDYKGVSFHQLGVAAFFQDNSALLDLVNSQILAKPLICLGDGHDGIWNLFREIGQKHERIEILDWYHLIENLYKVGGSFQRIEEVKSFLWTGEVDAAISCFEGWSEPQAENFIIYLNKHKHRIVNYGYLQAEGISIGSGSVESQVKQIGHRLKITGASWNSDNVPQVLRHRCSYLNDYLF; the protein is encoded by the exons GTGTTATCAGAAAATGAAAAAAGGATTCAAGAGTTATGTCAAGAGTTGGGAGAATGTCTCTATCAACAATCTCAAGTTAAAACATTTAATAATTTGGGAGAAATAGAGGAGACTGTCAGAGACTTAATGATTCAGTATGTCAACCCAGAAATAGGTA ATTTTTTTGTCAAAACAAGTACCGAGGAAACCACAGGTCGGATACGAACAGTAAAAAGTATTTTGGGGGAATTGCCCATTACAGAAAAACAAGCGAAGAAATTAGAACTAAAGCCTCGAACTCAGATGAGTCCAATGTTAGAGAAGAACTGTTTGCTACTGAGTGGCGATGAGTCTTATGAAAAAGCAGCTAAGAAAATCCAATCATTGACGGGAATTGCTGTTTCTCACAGTACGCAACAACGCCTTGTACATCGCTATCATTTTGAAGAATTACCCTCTAACACAGAAGTCGAAGAAATTAGCATAGATGGTGGGAAGGTACGACTCAGAACTCCCAAGGGAGAACCCTTAATTTGGCGTGATTATAAAGGAGTCAGTTTTCATCAATTGGGGGTAGCTGCCTTTTTTCAAGATAACTCGGCTTTATTAGATTTGGTTAATTCTCAAATTTTGGCTAAGCCTTTAATTTGTTTGGGAGATGGACATGATGGTATCTGGAACTTATTTCGTGAGATAGGACAGAAACATGAGCGAATTGAAATTTTGGACTGGTATCACTTAATTGAAAACCTCTATAAAGTTGGGGGGTCATTCCAGCGAATTGAGGAGGTCAAGTCTTTTCTTTGGACGGGTGAAGTGGATGCCGCTATCTCCTGTTTTGAGGGATGGTCAGAGCCTCAAGCTGAGAATTTTATCATTTATTTAAACAAGCATAAACATCGGATTGTCAATTATGGTTATTTGCAGGCAGAGGGCATTTCCATTGGCTCTGGCTCTGTCGAATCTCAAGTTAAACAAATTGGTCATCGTCTTAAAATTACTGGTGCGAGTTGGAATTCTGACAATGTACCACAAGTCCTTCGTCATCGCTGTTCCTATTTAAATGATTACCTTTTTTGA
- the carA gene encoding glutamine-hydrolyzing carbamoyl-phosphate synthase small subunit: protein MPIAEAKPALLVLVDGTVYQGWSFGAKGTTVGEVVFNTGMTGYQEVLTDPSYCGQIVTFTYPELGNTGVNAEDEESHSPQIKGVIARNVTYRPSNWRSQQSLPDYLLQNQVVGIYGIDTRALTRKLRSVGAMNGGISTEILDPEALIRHVQAAPSMAGLNLVKEVTTTEVYEWSEVTDKNWEFGPVTEQKDQAPLTVVALDFGVKRNILKRLASYGCKVIVVPASTSPEEILKHNPDGIFLSNGPGDPAAVQEGIVTTKALLEVQKPTFGICMGHQILGLSLGAETFKLKFGHRGLNQPAGLKQRVEITSQNHGFAVTEESLSAEVEITHLNLNDRTVAGLRHKTLPFFSVQYHPEASPGPHDADYLFENFVKLMREHRRTSLTP from the coding sequence ATGCCAATTGCTGAGGCTAAACCCGCTCTTCTTGTTCTCGTTGATGGCACCGTCTATCAAGGTTGGTCTTTTGGGGCAAAGGGAACCACCGTTGGAGAAGTCGTATTTAATACTGGCATGACTGGCTATCAAGAGGTTCTGACCGATCCGAGTTACTGTGGTCAAATTGTCACTTTTACCTATCCAGAATTAGGAAATACGGGCGTTAATGCTGAAGATGAGGAGTCCCACTCTCCCCAGATCAAGGGCGTTATTGCTCGCAATGTCACCTATCGTCCCAGTAATTGGCGATCGCAGCAATCCTTACCCGACTATCTGCTTCAAAACCAAGTCGTCGGCATCTACGGAATTGATACCCGTGCGTTGACTCGTAAACTGCGTTCCGTTGGTGCGATGAATGGTGGCATCTCGACAGAAATTCTTGACCCAGAAGCCCTCATTCGTCATGTGCAGGCCGCGCCTAGTATGGCCGGTTTGAACTTAGTCAAAGAGGTGACAACCACAGAAGTGTATGAATGGTCAGAGGTGACAGACAAAAATTGGGAATTTGGCCCCGTTACAGAACAGAAAGATCAAGCCCCCTTAACCGTTGTGGCCTTAGACTTTGGCGTAAAACGAAATATCCTAAAACGTTTAGCCAGTTACGGTTGTAAGGTGATTGTGGTTCCGGCCTCTACCTCTCCCGAAGAAATTTTAAAACATAATCCCGATGGTATTTTCCTTTCCAATGGCCCTGGTGATCCTGCTGCTGTACAAGAGGGAATTGTCACGACCAAAGCCCTATTAGAAGTCCAGAAACCCACCTTTGGCATTTGTATGGGCCATCAGATTTTAGGACTGTCCTTGGGGGCAGAAACGTTTAAATTAAAATTTGGCCATCGTGGTTTAAATCAACCGGCTGGCTTAAAACAACGGGTGGAAATTACTAGCCAAAATCATGGTTTTGCGGTTACGGAGGAATCCTTAAGTGCGGAGGTAGAAATTACCCATCTCAATTTGAATGACCGCACCGTCGCTGGTTTACGTCATAAAACCTTACCTTTCTTTTCCGTCCAGTATCACCCCGAAGCCAGCCCTGGCCCCCACGATGCCGACTATTTATTTGAGAATTTTGTGAAGTTAATGCGTGAGCATCGTCGGACTTCACTGACTCCATAG
- a CDS encoding DUF4277 domain-containing protein, translating into MNNLNIKDLDHLGIVAGIIDEMGLVEIIDEEVGTHPQEKLSVGTIVKAMILNCLGCINAPLYLLSEFFKGKALEYLLGEGIKAEDLNDDKLGRSLDKVFGVGVKNRFTKIVLKAAAIFGIEQKSKHLDSTSMSVQGGVTFS; encoded by the coding sequence ATGAATAACCTAAATATTAAAGACCTCGACCACTTAGGAATCGTAGCGGGAATTATAGATGAAATGGGTTTAGTAGAAATTATCGATGAGGAAGTGGGAACTCATCCTCAAGAAAAGCTCAGTGTAGGTACAATAGTAAAAGCAATGATATTAAACTGCTTAGGATGTATCAATGCTCCGTTATATTTGTTGAGTGAGTTTTTTAAAGGAAAAGCATTAGAATACCTATTAGGAGAAGGAATAAAAGCAGAAGATTTAAATGATGACAAGCTAGGAAGGTCATTGGATAAGGTATTTGGAGTGGGGGTAAAAAACCGGTTCACGAAAATAGTCCTAAAAGCGGCAGCAATCTTTGGAATAGAACAAAAGTCAAAGCATTTAGACTCAACCTCAATGTCTGTACAAGGGGGTGTGACCTTTAGTTGA
- a CDS encoding IS1634 family transposase, whose amino-acid sequence MKIKFGYSRDKRPDLKQFMLNMICSGDGGVPLFMQLGDGNESDKKVFPQIIKDCQERLNMEGLSVIDGAFYTAENVGMARSIQWLSRVPLKEATETLANISEDQWQQGEQDGYRWQVRASEYGGEQQRWLVVESAQRLQSDNKAISQKIEKADKVVKKEWQKLCGQNFACEADALTEAQLWPKTLTYHQLSQVEVQTIPYYAKGGRPKQGATPLGFHYRLTGQLSLDSSCLEAASKRAGRFILATNVLDSQVLSPDQMLAEYKAQQNTERGFRFLKDPFFFASALFLKNPQRIMALMMIMVVSLLVYTLAQRRLRQALALAHQTIPNQKGKPTAIPTLLWVFQSFLFIRWLE is encoded by the coding sequence ATAAAAATAAAATTTGGTTATTCCAGAGATAAACGACCAGACCTAAAACAGTTTATGTTAAATATGATATGTAGTGGAGATGGTGGTGTCCCTCTCTTTATGCAATTAGGAGATGGCAATGAATCGGATAAAAAGGTGTTTCCCCAGATAATCAAAGACTGTCAAGAAAGGTTGAATATGGAAGGTTTATCGGTGATTGATGGAGCTTTTTATACGGCGGAAAATGTGGGCATGGCGAGGTCAATTCAATGGTTAAGTCGTGTCCCTCTGAAAGAAGCCACTGAGACTTTGGCAAATATATCAGAAGACCAATGGCAGCAGGGTGAACAGGACGGTTATCGTTGGCAAGTGAGGGCTTCGGAATATGGGGGTGAACAGCAACGATGGCTTGTGGTCGAAAGTGCTCAACGTCTCCAGTCCGATAATAAAGCTATAAGTCAAAAAATTGAGAAAGCCGATAAAGTTGTCAAAAAAGAATGGCAGAAACTTTGTGGACAGAATTTTGCTTGTGAGGCCGATGCTCTTACTGAGGCTCAACTCTGGCCAAAAACCTTGACTTATCATCAACTCAGTCAAGTTGAGGTTCAGACTATTCCTTACTATGCCAAGGGAGGAAGACCGAAACAAGGGGCTACCCCTCTCGGTTTTCATTACCGCTTAACTGGGCAATTAAGCCTTGATTCCTCTTGCTTGGAAGCCGCATCTAAACGGGCTGGACGTTTTATTTTAGCTACTAATGTTCTTGATTCTCAGGTTTTGAGTCCCGATCAGATGTTGGCTGAATATAAGGCTCAACAAAACACCGAGCGCGGCTTTCGCTTTCTCAAAGACCCTTTCTTTTTTGCCTCTGCTCTTTTTCTCAAGAATCCTCAACGCATTATGGCTTTGATGATGATTATGGTTGTCTCTTTATTGGTTTATACTTTGGCACAACGTCGCCTACGACAGGCTTTGGCTCTTGCCCATCAGACTATTCCTAATCAAAAGGGTAAACCGACCGCCATTCCCACTCTGCTTTGGGTCTTTCAGTCTTTTCTGTTTATCCGTTGGTTAGAGTAG
- the holA gene encoding DNA polymerase III subunit delta, protein MPVYFFWGEDDFTLNQAIKQLQQRVLDPDWIAFNFEKIAGDDSEATEQALNQAMTPPFGFGDRLVWVEDSNLGQQCTDPLLARLKATLPVIPSQNHLLFSSSKKPDGRLKSTKLLQEQGQMREFSLISPWRTDELVGQIQAIARDLSLSLTPQAEAFLAEALGNNTRQIWNELLKLQLFKGEQTKPLGIDEISQLINASTQNSLQLAEAIRQGKGEKALRLVDELLTRNEPALRIIATLVGQFRTWALIKVALETGEKDEKAIAALAEISNPKRLFFLRKELQTITGKQLLATLPLLMTLEYQLKRGADPLASLQTKVLELCQIFVPVRR, encoded by the coding sequence ATGCCTGTTTATTTTTTTTGGGGTGAAGATGACTTTACGCTAAACCAAGCCATCAAACAATTACAGCAGCGTGTGCTTGATCCGGACTGGATTGCCTTTAATTTTGAAAAAATTGCCGGAGATGATTCCGAAGCCACTGAACAGGCCTTGAATCAAGCAATGACTCCGCCCTTTGGCTTTGGCGATCGCCTGGTGTGGGTAGAGGACTCTAATTTGGGACAACAATGTACTGATCCCCTGTTGGCCAGGTTAAAAGCGACTTTACCTGTCATTCCGTCTCAAAATCATCTCCTGTTTAGTAGCAGTAAAAAGCCCGATGGCCGGCTCAAATCAACTAAATTGCTGCAAGAGCAGGGACAGATGCGGGAGTTTTCTCTAATTTCCCCCTGGAGAACCGATGAGTTAGTGGGACAAATTCAAGCGATCGCCCGTGATCTTTCCCTCTCCTTAACCCCCCAAGCCGAAGCCTTTTTAGCCGAAGCTTTGGGCAATAATACGCGACAGATTTGGAATGAATTACTCAAATTACAGTTATTTAAAGGGGAGCAAACTAAACCCTTAGGTATTGATGAGATCAGTCAACTCATTAATGCCAGCACTCAGAATAGTTTGCAATTAGCTGAAGCCATTCGTCAGGGCAAAGGAGAAAAAGCCTTGCGTTTGGTGGATGAACTGTTAACGCGCAATGAACCGGCTCTCCGTATTATTGCAACTTTAGTCGGTCAATTTCGGACTTGGGCTTTAATTAAAGTGGCTCTCGAAACGGGTGAAAAAGATGAAAAGGCGATCGCGGCCTTAGCTGAAATCAGTAATCCTAAACGGCTCTTTTTTCTCCGCAAAGAATTACAAACGATTACAGGAAAACAGTTACTCGCGACTTTACCTCTGTTAATGACTCTGGAATATCAACTCAAACGGGGGGCAGATCCTCTGGCTAGTTTACAGACCAAAGTGCTAGAACTCTGCCAAATCTTTGTTCCAGTTCGTCGTTAA
- a CDS encoding transposase: MLEWWTKNFASCELGDERLNNRAFSIGKKLSEGFGKALSEVFKGGNELKRAYEFLGIRKQTLSR, encoded by the coding sequence ATGTTGGAATGGTGGACAAAAAACTTTGCCAGTTGTGAATTGGGAGACGAGAGGCTAAACAATCGTGCCTTCTCGATTGGGAAAAAGTTAAGTGAGGGGTTTGGAAAAGCCTTATCAGAAGTGTTTAAGGGAGGAAACGAGTTAAAGAGGGCCTATGAATTTTTGGGAATCCGAAAACAGACTTTGTCAAGATAA
- a CDS encoding WD40 repeat domain-containing protein has translation MESLIFSPDSLTLISGGGNSDPRIQTWSVAGGEALSQLGSQNSGILTLAITPNGQTLISSGEDADIHFWDWQNQTSQTTFFEHQNKVLALAVTPDSQMVVSASLDGIRVWQVSPPSLLYQLSKFGDSGYSLAIHPNGYLLASGGDRGQVKIWNLRNGKLVSEFTAHREPVTGLAWTPDGESLITASFDGSIKIWEVKSGHLRTTLSGHNSRINALALSPSGRILASSSRDGVRLWQVSTGESAGFFQNQPTIINTLTFSPNGQWLAGGGMDGTIYLWPATR, from the coding sequence GTGGAAAGTTTAATTTTTAGTCCCGATAGTCTGACCCTGATTAGTGGCGGTGGTAACAGTGATCCTCGTATTCAAACCTGGTCGGTGGCAGGAGGAGAGGCTTTAAGTCAACTGGGATCACAGAATTCTGGCATTTTAACCCTAGCCATTACACCTAATGGCCAAACCTTGATTAGTAGTGGTGAGGATGCAGATATTCATTTCTGGGATTGGCAAAATCAAACCAGTCAAACTACTTTTTTCGAGCATCAAAATAAGGTTCTGGCCCTCGCTGTTACGCCGGATAGTCAGATGGTGGTGAGTGCTTCTTTAGATGGCATTCGAGTTTGGCAGGTGAGTCCCCCTAGCTTGCTTTATCAGCTTTCAAAGTTTGGCGATTCTGGCTATTCTTTGGCAATTCATCCCAATGGTTATCTATTGGCCAGTGGCGGCGATCGCGGTCAAGTCAAGATTTGGAATCTGCGCAATGGCAAGTTGGTGTCCGAATTTACAGCCCATCGTGAACCTGTGACCGGATTGGCTTGGACACCCGATGGAGAAAGCTTAATCACGGCCAGTTTCGATGGCAGTATTAAAATTTGGGAGGTAAAAAGCGGTCATCTTCGCACCACCTTAAGCGGCCATAATTCTCGTATCAATGCTTTGGCTCTTAGTCCCAGTGGTCGAATCTTGGCCAGTAGCAGTCGTGATGGGGTCAGATTATGGCAAGTTAGCACCGGCGAGTCGGCTGGTTTCTTTCAAAATCAACCCACAATTATTAATACGCTGACCTTTAGTCCTAATGGTCAATGGTTAGCGGGAGGAGGCATGGATGGTACTATCTATCTCTGGCCTGCGACAAGGTAA
- a CDS encoding IS4 family transposase: MTTAAVEEYKIMLSVGDTTFLDYRNIKEKREGYGPTGKGGNGLILHSALAIEPEKGQVLGLLWQKLWNREVKEKPPTDETAKQKKERQKEQRKAARQRPFEEKESYKWVEALNTCEKQVESSTRVIHVFDREGDVSEVFDSVRQLKHTGVLVRASHNRSLDKNSERLWQHLESEPIRFHQEIEIPSTGKRKARKVKLAVRFCSVNLRTPYRFDNRDPLNVYAVYATEIDCPEGETPLSWMLLTTEVVETIEMAVTILRWYTYRWRVEEFHKVLKSGCQSERYRLASDGMKTLLGFLSVIAVELLHVTYLHRTQPDALAIEILNPLQLQVLKAAASQKLPPILTVAWAVESVAFLGGYLEHRRKTPLGIQVLWRGWLKLHDLCQGWQLAIRT, from the coding sequence ATGACAACTGCCGCCGTAGAAGAATATAAGATAATGCTATCAGTCGGAGATACGACCTTCTTAGATTATCGCAATATCAAGGAAAAAAGGGAAGGGTATGGGCCGACTGGAAAAGGAGGGAATGGATTAATACTGCATAGTGCTTTAGCAATTGAGCCAGAAAAAGGACAAGTATTAGGTTTATTATGGCAAAAACTGTGGAATAGGGAGGTAAAAGAAAAGCCCCCAACAGATGAAACGGCGAAGCAGAAAAAAGAAAGACAGAAAGAACAAAGAAAAGCAGCTCGTCAAAGACCATTTGAGGAAAAAGAATCCTACAAATGGGTAGAGGCTCTAAACACCTGTGAGAAACAGGTAGAAAGTTCAACGAGGGTAATTCATGTATTTGACAGAGAAGGAGATGTTTCAGAAGTCTTTGACTCAGTGCGTCAACTCAAGCATACAGGAGTGCTGGTCAGAGCGTCTCATAATCGTAGTTTAGACAAAAATAGTGAACGACTTTGGCAACATTTGGAATCAGAACCGATTCGTTTTCATCAAGAAATCGAGATTCCGAGTACAGGAAAAAGAAAAGCACGGAAGGTTAAGCTTGCCGTCCGATTTTGCTCAGTTAATCTACGAACTCCCTATCGTTTTGATAATCGTGACCCGTTGAATGTCTATGCTGTTTATGCGACAGAAATCGATTGTCCCGAAGGCGAAACTCCTTTATCTTGGATGCTTCTGACTACAGAAGTTGTTGAGACTATTGAGATGGCTGTCACTATTCTTCGTTGGTACACCTACCGATGGCGGGTTGAAGAATTTCATAAAGTCCTTAAGTCTGGTTGTCAGAGTGAGCGTTATCGACTTGCCTCTGATGGAATGAAAACTCTTTTGGGTTTTTTAAGTGTCATTGCTGTTGAACTTTTACACGTTACTTATCTTCATCGTACCCAGCCCGATGCTCTCGCGATTGAAATTCTTAATCCTCTTCAACTTCAGGTGTTAAAAGCAGCCGCCTCTCAAAAACTTCCCCCTATTTTGACTGTTGCTTGGGCTGTCGAGTCTGTTGCTTTTCTTGGTGGTTATCTTGAACATCGTCGTAAAACTCCTCTCGGTATCCAAGTCCTTTGGCGCGGTTGGTTGAAGTTGCATGACCTTTGCCAAGGCTGGCAGCTTGCAATCCGCACTTAA